Genomic window (Erythrolamprus reginae isolate rEryReg1 chromosome 3, rEryReg1.hap1, whole genome shotgun sequence):
GAGCCTAATAATTTCTGGAAATTCCAACTTAGAAATTGAAGACTTATATTTTCCCTTAGGCTTCTGATATGATTCCAAGGTAGTCTGCAATTTGGTATTTGGCAGGTCTCCTAGATTCACAGATCCTGCTTGAAATGCAGATAGCAAGAGTAGCCAGGAGGGATTTTACATAGTAACATCTTGTGCACCAATTGTTACCCTTCCTGGACTAGAATTGGACTAGAATTGTTACCCTTCCTGGACTAGAtttgtagccgccccgagtcttcggagaggggcggcatacaaatctaataaatacaatacaatacaatacaaagtcaggggtgggttgctagccggaatgctaaattggtcTCGCCACCGTGGCTCCTGAGTGCTAGCGGGGCCagagcgattttgcttctgcacctgtgtacatagcaaaattgcgcagggagctgcaggtgcggacatgtttcagcatgcgcggaagcaaaaaaacctcaccgaaacacgggcacacctgcgtgcacgattttgctacgcTGACACCACTAGCACTCGGGATCCGTGGTGGCAAATCCAATTTAGCTTTCTGGCTAGCAGTCCGCCCCTGTACAAAGTCCTGTTCATAGTCACCCATGCCCTAATCATTTCCCATATGCAATGCAAGCTACATGGAGCTCCCTTGAGGAACATGAGGAAATTATAGGGGTTGCAGAACAAAAAGTCCCAAGCAATGTAACTCACTGCTTGGAAACTACTGGTTATCAGTTGGCTTCTGATATGGTTCAAGGTGTTAATTGTCATGTTTAAGACCATAAATGACCAATCAGATCAAATAGGGCCAACCACCTCCAGATCCCATTTTTAATCACTTGATGGTGCCCTGGGGCATATGTTTTCAGTAGCTGTCCTAATTCTTTATAGCTCCCTCCTAGTAGAAATTCAGGCAGTGTCATGTCTCCTCGGTTTCAGGAAAACTTTGAAAACCTGTTCAGTCTTGCACAGAAGGAATGTAATCTGTGATTTGAAGGTGAGGTTGCAAATACATGTATTTTTTGATGTTTAGTTTTTAAACTTTCTTCCCacttaaatgtacagtatttgggGATTTCTAGGGTAGTGTTTATATGTTTGTATTGTGAACTGCCTAGAACCTGTGGGAATGGGTAGCATACaagcaaatcaatcaattaataattttattgaataaaTGATTAAAGACTTTGTTGCTGGCTATGCTGTTGTgggaaaattaaaacaaaaaacaaaaaccctgagACCACCAGAAATTGTCAAGAGTCTTATAATTAATGAggattcattttaaaaattgtccCTTTACTAACAGCATTGGAGATTCACCCCCCCAAGAGCACCACAATGAAGCTGAGTTGTGGGGAAGTAGGTAATCTATGGATGTGACTAACAACGAAAACACTTTTCCTGGACAAATTTTATAGCCCTTCAATCTCTTCACTCCCAGAGTAGGGAGCATGTTTAGGCACAAGAGATGGATATATATTAACTTTCTAGCACCCAGCTAAGAGAAAAGAGGGAAACAATTGTAGAATTGAGGTTAGAGAGGAAATTTGATATGTTGTAGCTTCTGAGATTAAAGAGAAAGAATTAGCTTGTCTTACCTTCAGTTATTTGGTTGCACTCCAATTTGGATATATAACAGTTTCAAAGGTATTAAAATGAGCCAGGGAGAAAAAATGTACAAAAATGCCAGAGTAGGTATGAAATTAAAAGCTTTTCAAAGAGGTTTTCACAGAATTCTTCATACAGATTTAACAGTTAGCTGCTCtctaaaaaaatattcttccaaACTACATACATTATTTCCTGGTTCTAATATAAACATACAGCCATGGAAGTTCAAATAAACACACCCCCATTTGTCAAATGGACTTTCATCTTTGTGTTTATGTGATTGTGAAAAGACTGAAGCCAGCTATAATTATCCACCAGTCTTTGGTATAATTTAATCAGATTGTGGATATTCGGAATGGTTGATGCTTAGGGAAATCGAAACATTAATTCTTGGATTATGTGTAACAATTATATACCTATTACAACTGAAACCTGTGTATATTATTACAGGTATTCATTTTTGTTATATCCTTATTTACTTAAAAATAATGCCCAAATATGAATggtattaaaaataactcttcaATTTGATATTATCGGGACATAAGCTAAAATGTGTTgtcagaaacaataaaaatataccgTAATTGTTCCTGTTGTATGCTTCTGCATCTGCTAGACTTGTAGCTCTCTAAGCAGAAAAGTCACCATAGTTTCATAGAAAGTTTCAAGATTGTCTTTTCTAATTATCTTTTTCTATTTGCAAGTAAGCAATGTAAATACAAGAGTTTGCGATCTCTTTTGTTTTTCCCATTCTCTGAAAATACTACAAAATTTGAAATATCTGTTTGAATGTTACCTATTTGCAATATTTTCAGGAAATGTATAATTGACTTGAAGCAGTACTTTTttaccaaattcccacacaccaTCAAAATTCATGTTTCAGTGCAGATACTGTTTTATGAGCCAAACCCCCTAATAAAGTACTGTATGTTTAATTCACATTTTGAAATGAAAAAGGCTGTATCCTGTAACAGATAAAAAATACTAATGAGATATACAGAAATTGCAAGCTGATTGCATTACATTCTAGTACAAATTATACACAAAACAGAATACACTGTGaacctgtatactgtatattctatcATTACACATGGCATTGTCCTTGGATAATATTGACATATCTTTTTGTGTGTTTCAGCATTCTGAAGATATGGCATCTCGCTATCGGTATCTACTCACAGAATGACTACAATCTAGTTGGTTTTTCATTGTCTTGAAGTTCTGAACAGCAAAACACCAGTGCAATGAGACTTTATCTGCTTTGAAAGCAATCTAATAATACCCAAATAAAGGATTTAGCTGCAGTTGTATCACCTAGCATGATGATTGTTTTTCTGTCAAAGATGTCTAAACCAGGAGTTCACACTGAACTGATGGAGTGAACAATGAAGTGTAAGAAGAAGTTGTGGATTGTTTTGGCCCTGTGCTTTGCACTTTCCATCTGGAAGATATATATTACTGTTTCACCTGTGTCCAAAAGTCCTATTGAGTGGCTACTGCAAGACTTATTAATGAAAGAAGAAAGGTGCTACCATAACAAATGCATTGGCCTAAGCAGTTGGAATTGGTTTTGTGACCACTTTGATCCCTCAGTAGACTCCCTGCTGACTCTTGAAAACTCTGATATCCAACCAGAGGTTCTTCGGTGGTGGCTGGTGAGTATtgcatgcagtaatgggcagccaaaatttttactaccacactgtgggtgttgcttattttgtgggtgtggcttgatggtcatgtgagtaggtaggagtggcttgtcggtcatgtgaccaggtgggagtggcttgaacaaccatcatcattcaagtgaactgttattgccgcacatgccttttcatctcagctgtgggcagagtgagggcttcgcgaggggaaaaagaccgcagcccataCTGCTTTGGTGCGGTGCAGCTCTCCTGGCTTTGGGAGGAACTGGGCAGGAAAGGCTGGGGGGGAACtgggcaggaaagagggaagctcgtccaaggccaggaaggagaaaagaggaaaaaagcgaggagcgcacagcagtagcaggggaaaaaaaggaaagccgatttgagaccggtaatccaggaagttactgccgccaatcagctggagctgtgcatgcatcttcatttccgctggtggaactgtgttccaccccatcctgcctgctgcccaccctgacTGCATGGTATTACTAAGCTAAACAAATATAACCATTCATAGCAGTAGTTCTCAATCTAGGGGTCGGAACCAGCAGAGGGCTGGCACTACCAGTGTGCTCCCATCAGTAGTCCCAGGCACCTCCAGTGGGGGGCGTGTGTGtgggcatgagattcagcttcctgaacatgcgcaaaagccaaatctcacacaaggatgctcACGTGCATGTGATTTTTTtctgatttctttcttttctgcgcatgcagagaagcaaaaaaacagcaaaaatcccccaaatctcacatggacgagcatcctcgtgcaagatttggtttcctgtggaggtgcagaagccaaatcttgtgcagaGGCGCACAAGCGCATGCTGATCACACACAGCTGCACACACATCCTCGATTTTACTACCCCTCTATAAAGTGGCCGGTGCTGGCACCAGTCCACCACTGGTCGGGGCCCCTTTAGTCTTcggagatacaaatctaataaattattattattattatttagggtcaaatgaccatttcacaggagtcgcctaagaccatgggaaaagacaaatttcccatggtgttaagaactaaagcttctattctggtgccttggaacatatttttacaatctgaccaatcaggagttgacagtggaggtgtccctctgaccttcctgccaatcagtttaaaaatCTGtgtggagaattggtgctagacgtatggttgggggttaccacaacatgaggaactatattaaggggttgtggcattattgtagaaaggttgagaaccagtgcATTGAGGCTACATAGCTGTATCTTCTTCCATGTTTATGAATGATAGTTTCTCATGGTGATAGTTTCTCATGGTCAGTCTCCTATAGATATAGGACCCACCTTTGAAATCAGTATTAACCAGTGTAGTTCAAAGGTATCCAAAGGGTCTGAATTctacaaaataaaacattttcttgGGCAGGCGTTATTAGAAGTACGTCCACCTTGCTTCTAATGCTTTGTTTTATTCTATCAGAAATTACAAAGATCAAAAGACGACAACCAAATTCAGAAGATGGTAAAATATCTGTTTGACGTCCTTCAGTCACCCCCTGCTAGAACTCAGGATGTTGTTCATTGTGGAACCTGTGCTGTGGTAGGAAACTCAGGAAGGCTGAGGGGCTCTAATTATGGAAAGAAGATTGATTCTCACAATTTTGTGATGAGGTAAATAGGCAGAACAGAACATATACagaaagaatgggagagagagaaagagagagatctgCAGCCCTCAATCTAGGTTCAAAAGACACAGCAGATTGATGTAGACCTCTGCCAGGAGTGATgttttcctatttctttctctttttattattattacattaactAGTCTGACTGCACTAAAATGGTAGGGAGTTGGGATATTTATGCCATGTTTGATTTGATTCAAAGATGGTGTTTTATATATGCAGGGTTATGAACTCAGCACTCATCTCTGATTTGTTAAAACAGTAGCAccaaaagcagtgtttttcatgATCACACattcatgagccggggtggcgcagcaggtagagtgctgtactgcaggccactgaagctgacttgtagatctgaaggtcagcagttcaaatctcatcaccggctcaaggttgactaagccttccatccttctgaggtgggtaaaatgaggacctggattgtgggggcaataggctggctctgttaaaaagtgttattgctaacatgttgtaagccgccctgagtctaaggagaagggcggcataaaaatcaaataaataaataaataaattcaggaaACAGATGACATGACTTTGTGAAGCATCTTGAATCTGAATTAGACCTCAAGTATTGTACAACctcaagtacagtagtacctatagatacgagtttaatttgttccagaagggagcttgtatgtcgaacaactcgtatctggaacaaatggctttagactttgtttttcccctccgagataaccaaaagcaaggattcttgcgccacctagtggacgttcagctcgtatcccgaatttgagctcgggtctggaacagaaatttctctcccctcgtggctcgtatcttggaatactcgcatgtggagcagctcgtatctagaggtactactgtattctaatCTACAGATTAGAAATAAAGACTACAGCAATAATAATCTTGCTCCCGTCTTTGGcttctttattaaatttgtcaattttaatgttaatgtttattattctaatattttaatgttttagttcAGTGAGGCAAATCTTTTTGGGTTCCCGTGCCAAAAGGGTGACCCCTGCCCATGCACACAATCCTTCCCatccccacacatgtgcacagacctcactgaagcctgggacagtgaaaaaatggccaaacaggcaaaccagaagtttggttctggtttgcccattgtgctgtttttcccactgcttcagagaagcttcctgaagttcgaatataaactgaataaacaaattctcacagccaacccacactcagtaaaagaccttggaatactaatatcaaatgacctaagtgctaaaccccactgcaacaatatcgccaaaagggcttctagagttgttaacctgatcatatgtagcttctgctccggcaatctcacattactcacaagagcctacaaaacttttgccagacccatccttgaatacagctcatctgtctggaacccataccacatcttggacatcaacacccttgaaaacgtccaaagatatttcaccagaagagcccttcactcctccactcgaaacagaataccctacgaaaatagactaacaatcctgggtctagaaagcttagaactacggcgcctaaaacacgatttaagtattgcccacaagatcatatgctgcaacgtcctactggtcaatgactatttcagcttcaactgcaacaacacaagagcacgcaacagattcaaacttaatattaaccgctccaaacttgactgtaaaaaatatgactttaacaatcgagttgtcgaagcgtggaactcattaccggactcaatagtgtcaacccctaacccccaacatttctcccttagactatccatgattgacctctccaggttcctaagaggtcagtaaggggcgtacataagtgcactagtgtccctttcatcccctgtccaattgtctttcctttatctcatatatcaagttccagagtgtgaaaaacagcacaataagcaaaccagaagttcatttttctgaacttccagtttgcccattgggcagttttttgcactctggggcttcagggaagcttcctgaagccccagagtgtgaaatgGCCATACCCAAGGCCAAAAATAAGCCGGCTAGCATGTGCATATGCCCTGAAGATGACATCAGGCAATGTCTTGCGTgctctccgatatggctccacatgccacctgtggcaaacatgccataggttcgccatcactgttttagctagttgcttttttcttgtttgtaagccTCTTAGAGTCACTTCTAGGAGAgatggcggcatataaatttaataataaaaagtaaaaatctGTGGATATAGAAAAGATGTGATTTCCTCAATTGCTAGCATATGGCCATAATCAAATTGACAATGAAACAATGACCATTAccatattaaaaacatttttatcttGATAAATTATCCTAAATTTGCAATCAGGAATCTAATACGTTGCTgctatgaattgaattgaattaattgtatttgtatgtctcccttctccgaagactcggggcggctcacaacaagacagtaatacaatacaaatctaacgttaaaattaaactaaattaaaatgcatgtataaaaaacccattaactacacagtcatacacactcggtCCAGCTGATCAATATAGAGGTCAGAGAAAAGTGTGGGGGGGATAATCCCTccacgcctggcggcagagaGGGGTCTTTAGTattttgtggaaggcgaggagggtaggggcagttcgaatctccagggggagttgattccagagggccagggccaccacagagaaggctattcccctgggtcccgccagatagcattgtttagtctatgggacccggagaaggccaactctgtgggacctaatcggccgctgggattcgtgtggcagcaggcggtctcgtaggtattctggtccaataggtcattaccaacactttgaattgtgaccagaaactgattggcagccagtgcaagccgcggagtgttgacgacacatgggcatatctggggaggcccatgatagctctcacagccgcattctgtacgatctgaagtttccgaacactcttcaaaggtagccccatgtcgaGAGCGTTGCACTATGAATCAGATATTATAACTAGTTATTGTAAGACTCTATTGcatgggtatcaaactcatggCATCACATTGCTACTCAATGATGTATCACAATGTTTTTatcctttgcagagctggggtgacCGTGGCCTgtatgtgatgcatccagcccacagtCCACCAGTTAGACCCCTGTTCTATTGAAAGAAAAAGTGTCTTTATAGAGATCTCAATCTACATCCAGATGGGGTTTAGAAAATCCCCATTTCTAAGGGTTGCAGTATACATCTTGTTATGTAGATAGATACTTTGCCTAGCATGTCACGTTCTAAAAGTATACACATTTGGACCTAAAGTATGTCCCATGAGCTAATTTAAGCCATGAAATGAACGCCTTAATATAGTTTAACATCCAGGGTTTAAAGTTCAAAAGTTGCCCCTTAAAATCCACCCCAAATCCTAAACTCTCTTCTGTTGAGACTACAAAAGGCATACTGCATAGACCATATTGTACAATTCTAACACAATATATATGTTATCCTATTTAATTTTCTCTTAAAAAGTGATAACCATATGAGGAAATAGAATATCCACATTGAATATCAagtaggccaggggtgtcaaactggtggctcgtgggcagtgatgggctaccaaaatttttaccaccaccctgtgggtgtggcttatgcattttgtttcaacatctttcagtgcaaattgggtgctctggggtggagctccacattttgctaccggtactgcgtacctgaccatacctgtaggagcccatcactgtccatGGGCCCAATGCATCATCATGAGTCATGTGCAGGGCATACCCACACCAACTCCATGAAGGAGAAAAACgttgtgatacatcatgtgattgCAACATgacgctgtgagtttgacactcgtGATGTGGGTGATATCCGCTAGCTTTACCAGGATCTGATCTTTATTTGTAGTTACTAAGTACAAAACTTGACATAGATCCAGGTTTTATATTTAATAAGTTTAAGTAAAGTTTTTTACATGGTAtgtacaagttatgcatgatatgtttgtgtttatgtttttttttttaataaggatttttttagtgacttttaattattagatttgtaatactgtatattgtttccattattgctgtgagctgccctgagtctgcggagagggctgcatacaaatctaataaataataataataataataataataataataataataataataataataatgtgtgtgaCCTAGAAATCTTGAATAAGAAGattctggtgggtttttttttaatattctccaAGAATGAACACTGCACGAGTTACAGGTTTTGAGGAAGATGTTGGGACACGAACCACACACCATTTCATGTACCCAGAGAGCGCGATGAATCTCCGTCCTAATGTACATCTTGTATTAGTTCCTTTCAAACCTCTGGATTTCAAATGGTTGGCCAGTGCTCTTTCAACAGGAGATATCCAGCAGTAAGTATCGTCCTTAAGTAATGGCAGTATAAAAGGCTGGGTAATAACAtagtaatattatttatttatttatttatttatttattcaatttttatgccgccctttttctTAGATGCAGGGCATattagcatgttagcaatagcactttttaacagagccagcctattgtccccacaatccaggtcctcattttacccaccctggaacgatagaaggctgagtcaaccttgagccggtaatgagatttgaatcgctgacctacagatctactgtcagcttcagcggcctgcagtacagcactctacctgctgtgccaccccggctctgatgCTATTAAGCATTCCTTGTGCTTTCAGGATATCAAGCATGTTTCCATTCTTAGCTGGCAAACGCATTTCTCACTACATCAGATATTTGTCATTATCACTTGTTAAAGAAATTTCCCATAAAACCGGTTTCCCATCAATGGATTTCAATCTACCAACCAGAGCAAGtatcaaactctatttcattgagggccacatcaggttgtgtttgaccttaggGGACTAGGATGGATGTGGCCAAGGTGTGGATGGCAAACATGATGCTCTGTTTTCAGCTATGATGgcgtcctgcaaccctctgcctccAAAAACAGAAGAACTCGGGAGGACTGCGCATACAGCCCTCCCAAGCTTCGTTTTCGCTGGCAGACACTGCAGGCCAGTTCTTTATTGTCTTCCAAGCAGCCCCATGGGCCGGATAtggcccccgggccttgagtttcaaCCCCTAAACCAGAGGAACCAAAATTAAATTATGGCTAAAATCAGAGGTTTCATGATTTGGGGCTACCATACACTAATGTGGTTCTCTTTCTACAATGTCTACAATGTtgattgaaagaaaatgaaataatgttGAATGGTAAAAATTCTTCCATTCCCTTCACAGAACATATAAAAGAGTTAAACGATTTATTAAGGCCGACAAAAGCAAGGTAAGGTGTAAATTAGAAAGCAATAATGCATCTATTAactgttatatatattttttgtagatTAAAAATAATCAGCATTGGAGTCCCAGTATTGGAGTACCaactacataaataaatatattgttttatacttattttatatattaaatgtatattttaagcTGGTAATATTCCttgctaaataataaaatacgGGAGGCCACCATACACTTTCTTAACAGTCAAAGCAAACTTCTATTAGAGAGGATCCAACTAGGAATCTCTTAGGAATATGAACTATTCTTGTCCCAGGCTACAGGTGTGGTATTTTGTGTACTTTGGACCTGAAGCCATTAAATAACTGCACATACTGTCAAGGACTGATGTGCCTATTTGAGAAGGGATAATTCATTCTACTTTAAGTCCCAGGGAACATTAAGGACTTTTCTTGTTCTGAAGTGATTCTTATAATAGATGGACCAATTTGAGGAAGGATTTATGATCAATCTGGGTGAATCTTGTTTTACAAATTTTTTCCTCTTAGATTCTAATAATTCACCCTGGTTTCCTGAAATATATCCAAGACAAATGGACAAAGCATCATGGAAAATATCCTTCCACTGGGTTGATTacactgttttttgccatccatacTTGCACACAGGTAAGTGCCCCCAAAAACCCCATCCCTCTTATCTTTGTAAACCAGAGGTTCTCAATCCACAggctgtggcctgcactggctgccgatcagtttccggtcacaattcaaagtgttggtaatgaactttaaagccctacatggcattggaccagaatacctccggaaccgccttctaccgcaagaatcccagcggccaataaggtcccacagagttggccttctccgggtcccatcgaccaaacaatgtcgtttggtggccccggccctctggaatcaactccccccggatattagaacggcccccaccctccttgtctttcgcaagttactcaagacccacctatatcgcaaggcatgggggaactaagacatctcccccaggctttttatatttcatgtttggtgtgtatgtgctgtatggtttttaattattggggtttttatatattttttattattagatttgtcccattgttatactgtttttattactgttgtgagccgccctgagtcttcggagaggggcggcatacaaatctaataaataataataatgataataatgataataatgataataatgataatgatgataatgataataatgataatgataataatgataataatgataataatgataataatgataatgatgataataataataataataataataataataataataataataataataatattgggctGCAGTCCATTACGAATCAAGCCGTACTTTGAATGGACTCTGAGCTGAACATCTTTTGAGTATCTATTGCTTCACTAACCACTTTTAGCTCTGTCCCCAAAACAATTTCTGTGAGCTGTCCCGACTGTCTTCagatacatacaaatctaataaattgaattgaattgaattgattaatAAAATTCTTATTGGGAAGCTACTAAATGGCagtgttgtggcctgccagcagccTATGCAGCTGATAGCCGATCCCATTCGAGAAACCGACTTGGTGATGCACTAGCGGTTTGTTCAGCTGACACTCGTGAGGAGGCTGGCGAGaactcagtgccagaggcagaggttcagccagggccttcagaacctcaagcacctcatagcagtgatgaggaagaggcTTCTCCTTTGCTTAACAATTATGCAGAGCTTCCAAAAGGCAGGAGTgattactccagaggaggtctcctcaggagtaaaacttggggctaattggccactcccctggTCTACTTAAAGAAAGCCAGGGCAGTAGAATCTCTGCAGGAGACAACATTTGAAATTTGTATTGTTCGTGGTGTCTGGAAAATCTCTGTtctacttaattacttacttacttatttatttatttattagatttgtatgcggcccctctccgtagacttggggcgcctaacaacaataataaaaacagcatataacaaatctaatatttaaaataactaaaaaaaccttattaaaaaccaaacaagaacacacacacaaacataccatgtataaaggatatctcagttcccccatgcctgacgacagaggtgggttttaaggagcttatgaaaggcacggagggtgggggcaattctgatctctgcggggagctggttccagagggccagggctgccacagagaaggcttttcccctgggtgccgccaatcgacattgttttgtcgacgggacccggagaaggccaactttgtgggacctaactggtcgctggggttcgtgtggcagaaggcggtcccggagatattttggtccgatgccatgaagggctttataggtcataaccaacactttgaattgtgaccggaaactgatcggcaaccaatgcagactgcggagtgttggtgtaacatgggcatatttaggtaagcccatgattgctctcgcaaccacattctgcacgatctgaagtttccgaacacttttcaaaggtagccccatgtaaagagcgttacagtagtcgagccttgaggtgatgagggcatgagc
Coding sequences:
- the LOC139163801 gene encoding CMP-N-acetylneuraminate-beta-galactosamide-alpha-2,3-sialyltransferase 2-like isoform X2, whose amino-acid sequence is MKCKKKLWIVLALCFALSIWKIYITVSPVSKSPIEWLLQDLLMKEERCYHNKCIGLSSWNWFCDHFDPSVDSLLTLENSDIQPEVLRWWLKLQRSKDDNQIQKMVKYLFDVLQSPPARTQDVVHCGTCAVVGNSGRLRGSNYGKKIDSHNFVMRTYKRVKRFIKADKSKILIIHPGFLKYIQDKWTKHHGKYPSTGLITLFFAIHTCTQVSAFGFGADRNGNWHHYWEHNRFAGAFRKSGVHNGTFELQLMERLTTEGKLAFYK
- the LOC139163801 gene encoding CMP-N-acetylneuraminate-beta-galactosamide-alpha-2,3-sialyltransferase 2-like isoform X1; translation: MKCKKKLWIVLALCFALSIWKIYITVSPVSKSPIEWLLQDLLMKEERCYHNKCIGLSSWNWFCDHFDPSVDSLLTLENSDIQPEVLRWWLKLQRSKDDNQIQKMVKYLFDVLQSPPARTQDVVHCGTCAVVGNSGRLRGSNYGKKIDSHNFVMRMNTARVTGFEEDVGTRTTHHFMYPESAMNLRPNVHLVLVPFKPLDFKWLASALSTGDIQQTYKRVKRFIKADKSKILIIHPGFLKYIQDKWTKHHGKYPSTGLITLFFAIHTCTQVSAFGFGADRNGNWHHYWEHNRFAGAFRKSGVHNGTFELQLMERLTTEGKLAFYK